In Archangium violaceum, the following are encoded in one genomic region:
- a CDS encoding ATPase domain-containing protein, producing the protein MVDTTSGEKSKHLPTGVTGLDVVLHGGLLRGAMYLVTGAPGTGKTVLSSQIAFHRAAAGENVVYVTTFSESHARLLSNLETFTFFDRSLVQSRLTLLSGVAALEEGGLKRFQAMLSQAVREHHASLIVIDSLNTASELASSSFVYRKFLRELGTLLSLVGCTALLVAHKGEGQEMLHQFAADGIIELDQKMLGMRLTREVMILKQRGSAHLGGRHVFDIGDSGLTVHPRREALLLDRELATRPSEHKSRFGIRGLDDMLEGGVPSASMTAVMGAPGSGKTLLGLHLLKEGLSLGQPSLYFGFYETPPRLIAKAEGVGLRLRESVESGLLEVQWRQPTEQFLDSIAEQILERVYRNKVKRLFLDGVDGLMQAVAHPERFPVFFTALSNELRALGVSSAVSMETPFGGPELGLAPVGLSATVENIIFVRYVELRARLHRLISILKVRESNYDPSIREFHITPQGLEVASTFDSAEVVLGQMALGGMRAPAPGPPSSHSRSPQEGSGEDV; encoded by the coding sequence ATGGTGGACACCACCTCTGGAGAGAAGAGCAAGCACCTGCCCACGGGCGTGACCGGGCTGGATGTCGTGCTCCACGGAGGGCTCCTGCGCGGCGCGATGTACCTCGTCACGGGCGCGCCGGGCACTGGCAAGACGGTTCTTTCGAGCCAGATCGCCTTCCACCGCGCGGCCGCTGGCGAGAATGTCGTCTACGTCACGACGTTCTCCGAGTCCCATGCACGACTGCTGTCCAACCTCGAGACCTTCACCTTCTTCGACCGCTCGCTCGTCCAGAGCCGCCTCACCCTGCTGAGCGGGGTCGCGGCGCTCGAGGAAGGCGGCCTCAAGCGATTCCAGGCGATGCTCAGCCAGGCGGTGCGCGAACATCACGCGTCCCTGATCGTCATCGACTCGCTGAACACGGCTTCCGAGCTGGCGTCCTCTTCCTTCGTCTACCGCAAGTTCCTGCGGGAGCTCGGCACCCTCCTGTCACTCGTGGGCTGCACGGCGCTGCTGGTCGCGCACAAAGGGGAAGGACAGGAGATGCTCCATCAGTTCGCCGCCGACGGCATCATCGAGCTCGACCAGAAGATGCTCGGGATGCGACTGACGCGCGAGGTCATGATCCTCAAGCAGCGGGGCAGTGCGCACCTGGGAGGCCGGCACGTCTTCGACATCGGAGACTCGGGCCTCACGGTCCACCCGCGAAGGGAAGCGCTCCTGCTCGATCGGGAGCTGGCCACCCGTCCTTCGGAGCACAAGAGCCGCTTCGGTATTCGCGGGCTCGACGACATGTTGGAGGGAGGCGTGCCCTCGGCGTCGATGACGGCGGTGATGGGCGCTCCCGGCAGCGGGAAGACCTTGCTCGGCCTCCACCTGCTGAAGGAGGGACTGAGCCTGGGGCAGCCGAGCCTCTATTTCGGATTCTACGAAACGCCCCCGCGGCTGATCGCCAAGGCGGAGGGTGTGGGCCTGCGATTGCGCGAGTCCGTGGAGTCCGGACTGCTGGAGGTACAGTGGCGGCAGCCGACCGAGCAGTTCCTCGATTCCATCGCCGAGCAGATATTGGAGAGGGTGTACCGCAACAAGGTGAAGCGGCTGTTCCTCGACGGCGTCGACGGGCTGATGCAAGCCGTGGCACACCCGGAGCGCTTCCCCGTCTTCTTCACCGCGCTGAGCAACGAGCTGCGCGCGCTCGGAGTGAGCAGTGCCGTCTCGATGGAGACGCCCTTCGGCGGCCCCGAGCTCGGCCTCGCCCCGGTGGGTCTGTCCGCGACTGTCGAGAACATCATCTTCGTGCGGTACGTGGAGCTCCGCGCGCGGCTCCACCGGCTCATCTCCATCTTGAAGGTCCGCGAGAGCAACTATGACCCGTCCATCCGCGAGTTCCACATCACGCCCCAGGGTCTCGAGGTCGCGAGCACTTTCGACAGTGCCGAAGTGGTGCTCGGCCAGATGGCCCTGGGAGGAATGAGGGCCCCCGCCCCCGGCCCTCCTTCCTCGCACTCCCGCTCCCCCCAGGAAGGCTCGGGAGAAGACGTATGA
- a CDS encoding response regulator, whose protein sequence is MSHVLIVDDEPDIASVLAELLGDEGFDVRVVHDGRQALAAMAEKKPDLLITDLMMPRMDGHTLIREVRDSAPLRDIPILVMSAGTLDRNLVTPKTRFLPKPFEFDRMLEVLKQLLG, encoded by the coding sequence ATGAGTCATGTGCTCATCGTCGACGACGAGCCGGACATCGCGAGCGTGCTGGCGGAGCTCCTGGGTGATGAGGGCTTCGACGTCCGCGTCGTGCACGATGGCCGCCAGGCCCTGGCCGCCATGGCGGAGAAGAAGCCGGATCTGCTCATCACCGACCTGATGATGCCCAGGATGGACGGGCACACGTTGATCCGAGAGGTCCGCGACAGCGCGCCGCTCCGGGACATCCCCATCCTGGTGATGAGCGCCGGAACACTGGACAGGAACCTCGTCACCCCCAAGACGCGGTTCCTGCCCAAACCCTTCGAGTTCGACCGGATGCTCGAGGTGCTCAAGCAACTGCTCGGGTGA
- a CDS encoding SDR family NAD(P)-dependent oxidoreductase, which yields MNLQLDNKLALVTASSGGIGKEIATSLAREGARVIVNGRTASSVESAIADIRARVPGAKLEKLAADNGTAEGTAETLRQFPEVDILINNLGIYEAVGFFDETDEAWQRLFEVNIMSGVRLARHYLKAMLAKKTGRIIFIASESAISPSPEMAHYAATKTMQLSVSRSLAELTKGTAVTVNTLLPGSTRTEGVGKFVQDLFPGVSLEEAERRFMRENRPTSLIERLIDPKEIADFAAYVSSPLASAINGAALRVDGGLVRSVF from the coding sequence ATGAATCTGCAACTCGACAACAAGCTCGCCCTCGTCACCGCATCCTCTGGAGGCATCGGCAAGGAAATCGCCACCTCGCTCGCCCGTGAAGGCGCCAGGGTGATCGTCAACGGACGCACCGCCTCCAGCGTCGAGTCCGCCATCGCCGACATCCGTGCCCGCGTGCCGGGCGCGAAGCTCGAGAAGCTGGCCGCCGACAACGGCACCGCCGAGGGCACCGCGGAGACCCTCCGCCAGTTCCCCGAGGTGGACATCCTCATCAACAACCTCGGCATCTACGAAGCCGTGGGCTTCTTCGACGAGACGGACGAGGCCTGGCAGCGCCTGTTCGAGGTCAACATCATGAGCGGCGTGCGCCTGGCCCGCCACTACCTCAAGGCCATGCTGGCGAAGAAGACCGGCCGCATCATCTTCATCGCCAGTGAGTCCGCCATCAGCCCCTCGCCCGAGATGGCCCACTACGCCGCGACGAAGACCATGCAGCTCTCCGTGTCCCGCAGCCTCGCCGAGCTGACCAAGGGGACGGCGGTCACCGTCAACACCCTCCTGCCGGGTTCGACCCGGACCGAGGGGGTCGGCAAGTTCGTCCAGGATCTCTTCCCCGGCGTGTCCCTCGAGGAGGCGGAGCGGCGCTTCATGCGGGAGAACCGTCCCACGTCGCTCATCGAGCGCCTCATCGACCCGAAGGAGATCGCGGACTTCGCCGCCTACGTGAGCAGCCCGCTCGCCTCCGCCATCAACGGGGCGGCCCTCCGCGTCGACGGCGGCCTCGTGCGCAGCGTGTTCTGA
- a CDS encoding isochorismatase family protein: MPTFRLKRDQASLLVVDIQERLCAAMERDALDRVLNRCNAAIEGAKALELPIIVTEQYPKGLGPTHSLVKMRLGNYSAVEKLEFTACVPDVATRLGERKQVLLIGMETHVCVFQTVRDLTEKGFTPFLCADAVMSRSPEDRRVGLEMCREAGAHIVTVEAALFDLLGCAGTPEFKKVSAAVR; encoded by the coding sequence ATGCCCACCTTCCGACTCAAGAGAGACCAGGCCTCGCTCCTCGTCGTGGACATCCAGGAGCGGCTGTGCGCCGCCATGGAGCGGGACGCGCTCGACCGGGTGCTCAACCGCTGCAACGCCGCCATCGAGGGCGCCAAGGCGCTCGAGCTGCCCATCATCGTCACCGAGCAGTACCCCAAGGGTCTGGGCCCCACGCACTCGCTGGTGAAGATGCGGCTGGGCAACTACTCGGCGGTGGAGAAGCTCGAGTTCACCGCCTGTGTGCCGGACGTGGCCACGCGGCTCGGCGAGCGCAAGCAGGTGCTCCTCATCGGCATGGAGACGCACGTCTGTGTCTTCCAGACGGTGCGCGACCTGACCGAGAAGGGCTTCACCCCGTTTCTCTGCGCAGACGCCGTGATGTCGCGCAGCCCGGAGGATCGCCGCGTGGGCCTGGAGATGTGCCGCGAGGCGGGCGCGCACATCGTCACCGTCGAGGCCGCGCTCTTCGATCTGCTCGGGTGCGCGGGCACTCCCGAGTTCAAGAAGGTCTCCGCCGCGGTCCGTTAG
- a CDS encoding alpha/beta fold hydrolase has product MSAPLHLDDWGGTGPVLHLAHANGFPPGSYRKLIESLKPRYHVFTLRSRCLVPGADPRSMRDWDDMAEDLARALRARGLEGVVGVGHSMGGVATLLASVKDPGLFRAVVALDPVLFTGKRLLLIQALSLLGLRHRVPPASLARRRREAWGSREEAATSYRKKALFQRFDPECFQDYITHGLTEVPGGGFRLTIPRDWEARVFETSPRGVWRKLRAVPVPALVLRGRDSDTLLPEALERVRHTLPGVLTEEQPGTHLFPLEHPEDCGRRILSFLTRHSPGPGAG; this is encoded by the coding sequence ATGAGCGCTCCCCTGCATCTGGATGACTGGGGTGGCACCGGCCCGGTGCTGCACCTCGCCCATGCCAACGGCTTTCCCCCGGGCAGCTACCGCAAGCTCATCGAGTCCCTCAAGCCGCGCTACCACGTCTTCACCCTCCGCAGCCGCTGCCTCGTGCCGGGGGCGGATCCGCGCTCGATGCGGGACTGGGACGACATGGCCGAGGATCTGGCCCGGGCGCTGCGCGCACGCGGGCTGGAGGGGGTGGTGGGCGTGGGCCACAGCATGGGCGGCGTGGCGACGCTGCTCGCCTCCGTGAAGGACCCGGGGCTCTTCCGGGCCGTGGTGGCGTTGGACCCGGTGCTGTTCACGGGCAAGCGACTGCTGCTGATCCAGGCGCTGAGCCTGCTCGGTCTGCGGCATCGGGTTCCCCCCGCGAGCCTGGCCCGGCGCCGCCGCGAGGCCTGGGGCTCCCGAGAGGAAGCCGCCACGAGCTACCGCAAGAAGGCCCTCTTCCAGCGGTTCGATCCCGAGTGCTTCCAGGACTACATCACCCACGGCCTCACCGAGGTGCCCGGAGGCGGCTTCCGGCTCACCATCCCCAGGGACTGGGAGGCCCGCGTCTTCGAGACCTCACCGCGCGGCGTCTGGCGGAAGCTGCGCGCGGTGCCCGTCCCCGCGCTCGTGCTGCGCGGGCGGGACTCGGACACGCTCCTCCCGGAGGCACTGGAGCGCGTCCGTCACACGCTCCCCGGTGTCCTCACCGAGGAGCAGCCCGGCACCCACCTCTTCCCGCTGGAACATCCGGAGGACTGCGGACGGCGCATCCTCTCGTTCCTCACGAGACACTCTCCAGGGCCCGGAGCGGGATGA
- a CDS encoding tetratricopeptide repeat protein — MLARLLRAEEPSIFPSAPWDDVPDVELSTPPLREGLGRAHLQVSTRVPLAQAYFDQGLRLLHLGWGAEARRAFAEAARRDPRLAMAYWGLAMTRGAGARYAGERAEAIHRALALSEDVTDAEQRYIVAATFLADKGPSNGRHGFVREMESLVDLFPEDAEARLLLASFLADGYEPDGRPGAGQPYAQALLRELLRTHPNHEGVHHAWVQVMVDSHRPEAALESARRLRLLAPRASTALLGSGRLLLRVGHTREAREVLEAAVAADDAWLAQESLPESAAPVAGQALRLLTVACADAGRYGEAQSWARRLRSRAESVQPHSGQALVFAAGALASLHLRFGFWRAAAELRVELPPEASPAERGFLTGLETYARGLRALESGKLVEAERACDELDALHPPLSEERKGDSRMLCPRDVARVVELAACELRGALESRQGDDAHAEATLIRAMRLERRLRAAGPAAFSRPARETLARSRLRSGRADRALDLAEALVKERPGCGHAWLLVAEAHVARGSLSEAASAFASVLECWLDADPHLPEGRRARAFLASRGGGLGVEAVAHSNVIPLRALESVS; from the coding sequence ATGCTGGCACGACTCCTTCGAGCCGAGGAACCCTCCATCTTCCCCTCCGCCCCCTGGGACGACGTCCCGGACGTGGAGCTGTCCACGCCACCGCTGCGCGAGGGCCTCGGCCGCGCGCACCTCCAGGTGAGCACCCGGGTGCCCCTGGCCCAGGCGTATTTCGATCAGGGCCTGCGTCTGCTGCACCTCGGGTGGGGTGCCGAGGCCCGGCGCGCCTTCGCGGAGGCCGCGCGGAGGGATCCACGGCTGGCCATGGCGTACTGGGGCCTGGCGATGACGCGTGGGGCCGGTGCCCGCTACGCGGGGGAGCGGGCGGAGGCCATCCATCGGGCGCTGGCCCTCAGCGAGGACGTGACGGACGCGGAGCAGCGCTACATCGTCGCGGCCACCTTCCTGGCCGACAAGGGCCCCTCCAACGGCCGCCACGGCTTCGTGCGCGAGATGGAGTCCCTCGTCGACCTCTTCCCCGAGGACGCCGAGGCGCGCCTGCTGCTCGCCAGCTTCCTCGCGGACGGGTACGAGCCGGATGGGCGCCCCGGAGCGGGCCAGCCGTATGCCCAGGCGCTCCTGCGCGAGCTGCTGCGCACGCACCCCAACCACGAGGGGGTCCACCATGCGTGGGTGCAGGTGATGGTGGACAGTCACCGCCCCGAGGCGGCGCTGGAGAGCGCGCGGCGCCTGCGGTTGCTGGCACCTCGCGCGAGCACGGCGCTGCTCGGCTCCGGCCGGCTGCTGCTGCGCGTGGGGCATACGCGCGAGGCGCGTGAGGTGCTGGAGGCGGCGGTGGCCGCGGATGACGCCTGGCTCGCCCAGGAGTCGCTGCCCGAGTCCGCCGCGCCGGTGGCGGGCCAGGCGCTGCGCCTGCTCACCGTGGCGTGCGCCGACGCGGGGCGCTATGGCGAGGCCCAGTCCTGGGCGCGCCGCCTGCGCTCCCGCGCGGAGTCGGTGCAGCCGCACTCGGGACAGGCGCTCGTGTTCGCGGCCGGCGCGCTCGCCAGCCTGCACCTGCGCTTCGGTTTCTGGCGCGCGGCGGCGGAGCTTCGCGTGGAGCTGCCGCCCGAGGCGAGCCCGGCGGAGCGCGGGTTCCTCACGGGCCTGGAGACGTATGCGCGGGGGCTGCGCGCCCTGGAGTCCGGCAAGCTCGTGGAGGCGGAGCGGGCCTGCGACGAGCTCGACGCGCTGCACCCGCCGCTGTCCGAGGAGCGCAAGGGCGACAGCCGCATGCTGTGCCCGCGCGACGTCGCCCGGGTGGTGGAGCTGGCGGCCTGCGAGCTGCGCGGCGCGCTGGAGTCCCGTCAAGGGGATGACGCCCATGCCGAGGCCACGCTCATCCGCGCGATGCGGCTGGAGCGCCGGCTGCGCGCGGCGGGTCCGGCGGCCTTCTCCCGCCCGGCGCGTGAGACGCTGGCCCGCTCTCGGCTGCGCTCGGGCAGGGCGGACAGGGCCCTGGACCTGGCCGAGGCGCTCGTGAAGGAGCGTCCTGGCTGTGGCCATGCCTGGCTCCTCGTGGCCGAGGCGCATGTCGCCCGGGGCTCCCTCTCCGAGGCGGCCTCGGCCTTCGCCTCCGTCCTGGAGTGCTGGCTCGATGCGGATCCGCACCTGCCCGAGGGCCGGCGTGCCCGCGCCTTCCTGGCGAGCCGGGGAGGAGGGCTCGGCGTGGAGGCCGTAGCGCACTCCAACGTCATCCCGCTCCGGGCCCTGGAGAGTGTCTCGTGA
- a CDS encoding thiamine pyrophosphate-binding protein, whose translation MGMVTGGQLVGRMLKKEGVRHIFTLSGLHVAPIYAGCVEEGIQVIDTRHEQAAAHAADAYARVTRGVGVAVVTAGPGVTDALTGVANAHAASSPMILLGGAAPIFNQSRGSLQEMEQVDLFHRISKWSDRIPTPELVPAYLAKAFRVALSGRPGPVFLELAWDVLCNGVDEETLQLPRSYRTDARQAPDPRKVDEAMALLKSAERPAIIAGSSVYWDGAWDALRRFAETARIPVYLNGAGRGCLPANHPLFFQHTRKDALSGADLVFVIGTPFDFRLNYGAEPTFSAESKIVQVDIDPTEVGRNRAVDVGLIADSYSALTAFADAAPRATRDTFISQLRERERKKLRDLEEWTKNDSVPIHHYRLAREMSEVANGPGQDPVFIADGGNWVAMAAKVIELNRPGRWLDPGPLGCLGVGAPFALASKVLHPERTHWIIQGDGSFGLNGMDFETALRFKLPMVCVVGNDAAWGQIRIPQVQMFGEDKSPGTRLAPTRYDKVVEAFGGHGELVTEPAQIRPALERALASGTVACVNVMLDPEAPVKAGAMGYAV comes from the coding sequence ATGGGCATGGTCACCGGTGGGCAGCTCGTCGGACGGATGCTGAAGAAGGAGGGCGTCCGACACATCTTCACCCTCTCGGGGCTGCATGTGGCCCCCATCTACGCGGGGTGCGTGGAGGAGGGCATCCAGGTCATCGACACCCGTCACGAGCAGGCGGCCGCCCATGCGGCGGATGCCTATGCGCGGGTGACGCGTGGGGTAGGCGTGGCGGTGGTGACGGCGGGCCCCGGGGTGACGGACGCGCTCACCGGCGTGGCCAACGCCCACGCGGCCAGCTCGCCCATGATCCTGCTGGGCGGCGCGGCCCCCATCTTCAACCAGAGCCGCGGCTCCCTGCAGGAGATGGAGCAGGTGGACCTGTTCCACCGCATCTCCAAGTGGTCGGACCGCATCCCCACGCCGGAGCTGGTGCCGGCGTACCTGGCCAAGGCCTTCCGCGTGGCGCTCTCCGGGCGGCCGGGGCCGGTGTTCCTGGAGCTGGCGTGGGACGTGCTCTGCAACGGCGTGGACGAGGAGACCCTGCAGCTGCCCCGGAGCTACCGCACGGACGCGCGGCAGGCGCCGGATCCGCGCAAGGTGGACGAGGCCATGGCGCTGCTGAAGTCCGCCGAGCGCCCGGCCATCATCGCGGGCTCGTCGGTGTACTGGGACGGGGCCTGGGACGCGCTGCGGCGCTTCGCGGAGACGGCGCGCATTCCCGTGTACCTCAATGGCGCGGGGCGCGGCTGCCTGCCGGCGAACCACCCGCTCTTCTTCCAGCACACGCGCAAGGACGCGCTGAGCGGGGCGGATCTGGTGTTCGTCATCGGCACGCCCTTCGACTTCCGGCTCAACTACGGCGCCGAGCCCACCTTCAGCGCCGAGTCGAAGATCGTCCAGGTGGACATCGATCCCACCGAGGTGGGGCGCAACCGCGCGGTGGACGTGGGCCTCATCGCGGACAGCTACAGCGCGCTCACCGCCTTCGCGGACGCGGCGCCCAGGGCGACGCGGGACACGTTCATCTCCCAGCTACGTGAGCGCGAGCGGAAGAAGCTGCGCGACCTCGAGGAGTGGACGAAGAACGACAGCGTGCCCATCCACCACTACCGATTGGCCCGGGAGATGTCGGAGGTGGCCAACGGCCCGGGGCAGGATCCCGTGTTCATCGCCGATGGGGGCAACTGGGTCGCCATGGCGGCCAAGGTCATCGAGCTGAACCGGCCGGGCCGGTGGTTGGATCCAGGCCCGCTCGGGTGCCTCGGGGTGGGGGCGCCGTTCGCGCTCGCCTCGAAGGTGCTGCACCCGGAGCGCACGCACTGGATCATCCAGGGCGATGGCTCCTTCGGCCTCAACGGCATGGACTTCGAGACGGCGCTGCGCTTCAAGCTCCCCATGGTGTGCGTGGTGGGCAACGACGCCGCCTGGGGGCAGATCCGCATTCCCCAGGTGCAGATGTTCGGTGAGGACAAGTCTCCGGGCACGCGCCTGGCGCCCACCCGCTACGACAAAGTGGTGGAGGCGTTCGGCGGCCATGGCGAGCTCGTGACGGAACCGGCGCAGATCCGCCCCGCGCTCGAGCGGGCCCTGGCCAGTGGCACGGTGGCCTGCGTCAACGTGATGCTCGACCCGGAGGCCCCGGTGAAGGCTGGCGCCATGGGCTACGCCGTCTGA
- a CDS encoding Bax inhibitor-1/YccA family protein, with amino-acid sequence MSWESPGWQTARAEVSDILVQESQRAFMSRVYGWMFAGLTVTGLVALFAASSEAVLTQVIQWRWPLFFAQLGLAWGLSGMAQRLSGLVAGALFLLYSIITGLTFSVIFLIYTSASISNAFLLTAGTFGAMSIFGTVTKKNLSGWATFLIMGAIGCVIASVVQAIWPNPMLNFVLGCAGVLVFAGLTAYDTQKLREMHAGAGYSSAATLSIVGALVLYIDFINLFISMLRLFGDRRR; translated from the coding sequence ATGTCTTGGGAATCTCCCGGTTGGCAGACGGCTCGCGCCGAGGTCAGTGACATCCTCGTGCAGGAGTCCCAGCGCGCCTTCATGTCGCGCGTGTACGGCTGGATGTTCGCCGGGCTCACCGTGACGGGCCTGGTGGCGCTCTTCGCGGCCTCCAGCGAGGCGGTGCTGACGCAGGTCATCCAGTGGCGCTGGCCGCTGTTCTTCGCGCAGCTCGGCCTGGCCTGGGGCCTGTCGGGGATGGCGCAGCGGCTCTCGGGCCTGGTGGCCGGGGCGCTCTTCCTCCTCTACTCGATCATCACCGGGCTCACCTTCTCGGTCATCTTCCTCATCTACACGTCGGCCTCCATCAGCAACGCCTTCCTGCTGACGGCGGGCACCTTCGGAGCGATGAGCATCTTCGGGACCGTCACCAAGAAGAACCTGAGCGGCTGGGCCACCTTCCTCATCATGGGCGCCATCGGCTGCGTCATCGCCAGCGTCGTCCAGGCCATCTGGCCCAACCCGATGCTCAACTTCGTGCTGGGGTGCGCGGGCGTGCTCGTCTTCGCGGGCCTCACCGCGTACGACACGCAGAAGCTGCGCGAGATGCACGCGGGCGCGGGTTACAGCTCGGCCGCCACGCTGAGCATCGTCGGCGCCCTGGTGCTCTACATCGACTTCATCAACCTCTTCATCTCGATGCTGCGCCTCTTCGGCGATCGCCGCCGGTAG
- a CDS encoding phospholipid scramblase-related protein, with amino-acid sequence MGQENGRPRRDDELELDWKGRTAPEERVQQTALAEAGAGRGAPGDPRYMGLELRSVLGPVIEGPGLSIRQIKEWAEILVGWETRNRYEAIDADGRFMLYIGETGEGWGNALLRNLWPFRRVELECMTQGGTRALSIHQPWTFFFTYVEVTAWDGRQLGYIQQRFGVLRRTFDLCTPAGVVMATLEGPLWKPWTFHVKQRGQEVATIRKQWSGLGKEVFSDADNFGVEFHSGLTDARLRQMVLAATLMVDLCYFEERNRSGSFWDFLGFFD; translated from the coding sequence ATGGGCCAAGAGAACGGGCGACCACGGCGGGACGACGAGCTGGAGCTGGATTGGAAGGGGCGCACCGCACCGGAGGAGCGCGTCCAGCAGACCGCGCTCGCGGAAGCGGGGGCGGGCCGTGGAGCGCCGGGAGATCCCCGCTACATGGGACTGGAGCTGCGTAGCGTGCTCGGCCCGGTGATCGAAGGGCCGGGCCTGAGCATCCGGCAGATCAAGGAGTGGGCGGAGATCCTCGTCGGCTGGGAGACGCGCAACCGCTACGAGGCGATCGACGCCGACGGGCGCTTCATGCTGTACATCGGCGAGACGGGCGAGGGCTGGGGCAACGCGCTGCTGCGCAACCTCTGGCCCTTCCGCCGCGTGGAGCTCGAGTGCATGACGCAGGGAGGCACCCGGGCCCTGAGCATCCACCAGCCCTGGACGTTCTTCTTCACGTACGTGGAGGTGACGGCCTGGGACGGGCGCCAGCTGGGCTACATCCAGCAGCGCTTCGGGGTATTGCGCCGGACGTTCGACCTCTGCACCCCGGCGGGCGTGGTGATGGCCACACTGGAGGGGCCGCTGTGGAAGCCCTGGACCTTCCACGTCAAGCAGCGGGGCCAGGAGGTGGCCACCATCCGCAAGCAGTGGAGCGGGTTGGGCAAGGAGGTCTTCAGCGACGCCGACAACTTCGGGGTGGAGTTCCACTCCGGCCTCACCGACGCCCGGTTGCGGCAGATGGTGCTCGCCGCCACGCTGATGGTGGACCTCTGCTACTTCGAGGAGCGCAACCGGAGCGGCTCCTTCTGGGATTTTCTGGGCTTCTTCGACTGA
- a CDS encoding (2Fe-2S) ferredoxin domain-containing protein produces MPPFKRHVFVCTNQRPEGHPKGCCASKGAEEVRARFKEELEKRGLKGQMRANAAGCLDTCAFGVSVVVYPEGTWYGAVKPEDVPTIVDEHLVGGHPVERLLMPFSRKKAE; encoded by the coding sequence ATGCCTCCGTTCAAGCGTCATGTATTCGTCTGCACCAACCAGCGCCCCGAGGGGCACCCCAAGGGGTGCTGCGCGTCGAAGGGCGCCGAGGAGGTGCGTGCCCGCTTCAAGGAAGAGCTGGAGAAGCGCGGCTTGAAGGGACAGATGAGGGCCAACGCGGCCGGGTGTCTGGACACCTGTGCGTTCGGCGTCTCGGTGGTCGTCTACCCCGAGGGCACCTGGTACGGCGCGGTGAAGCCCGAGGATGTGCCCACCATCGTCGACGAGCACCTCGTGGGCGGGCACCCCGTGGAGCGGCTGCTGATGCCGTTCTCGCGCAAGAAGGCCGAGTAG